One stretch of Brachyhypopomus gauderio isolate BG-103 chromosome 10, BGAUD_0.2, whole genome shotgun sequence DNA includes these proteins:
- the tmem135 gene encoding transmembrane protein 135, which yields MAAFSKSIPHSCYEIGHTWSPSCILSTMQVTAGALEVSFKIYAPLYLIAALLRRRKKDYYMKRLIPEILQSTSFLTANGGLYIAFFCILRRLLGRFYSWSAGFGAALPASYIAILIERKSRRGLLTIYMANLATETIFRMAVTRGIVKPLKYGEVLLFCLTASLYMFFFRCKDGLKGFAFSALKFIVGKEEIPTHSCQEPGTASSSERSAPPVSPAPEGERASSWGRTIAALTRRLLDSLCKHGPRHRCCKHYEDNCISYCVKGFIRMFSVGYLIQCCLKVPSTFRQVFTRPSRILSLLYNKENFQLGAFLGSFVSIYKGTSCFLRWVRNLDDELHALIAGFLAGTSMFFYKSTTISMYLFSKLVETMYFKGIEAGRFPYFSEADTVIYAISTAICFQAAVMEVQNLRPSYWKFLLRLTKGRFALMNRKALDSFGTEASRRFPHFTPQLDPKYMLVPPDVGVPLN from the exons ATGGCTGCTTTCAGCAAGTCTATACCGCACAGTTGCTACGAGATAGGACACACTTGGAGTCCGTCATGTATTCTGTCAACCATGCAAGTGACAGCCGGTGCTCTGGAGGTGTCTTTTAAGATATATGCGCCGTTGTATCTA ATTGCAGCCCTGCTAAGGAGGCGGAAAAAAGACTATTACATGAAGAGACTTATTCCCGAAATCCTGCAATCCACGTCCTTTCTGACAGCAAATGGAGGCCTGTACATTGCCTTTTTCTGCATACTTAG GAGACTGTTGGGTCGTTTCTACTCCTGGTCTGCAGGTTTTGGAGCTGCATTGCCTGCTTCGTACATTGCTATTCTGATAGAGCGCAAAAGCAG gAGAGGACTTCTAACAATATATATGGCAAACCTG GCAACGGAGACAATATTCCGGATGGCTGTCACACGCGGCATTGTTAAACCTTTAAAATACGGAGAG GTCTTGCTTTTCTGCCTGACTGCATCTCTCTACATGTTCTTCTTCAG aTGTAAAGATGGACTTAAGGGTTTTGCTTTTTCAGCATTAAA GTTTATTGTTGGCAAGGAGGAGATCCCTACGCACTCCTGTCAGGAGCCAGGCACCGCCTCCTCCTCAGAGAGGTCAGCCCCGCCAGTCAGCCCGGCACCAGAGGGGGAGCGGGCTTCTTCCTGGGGGAGGACCATCGCTGCCCTGACTCGCCGGCTTCTGGATTCCTT ATGCAAGCATGGCCCTAGACATAGGTGCTGCAAACACTATGAAGACAACTGCATATCCTACTGTGTCAAA ggctTCATCCGCATGTTCAGTGTGGGCTATCTCATCCAGTGCTGTTTGAAGGTACCGTCTACGTTTAGGCAGGTTTTCACCAGACCCTCTCGCATTCTGTCACTGCTCTACAACAAGGAGAATTTCCAACTCGGCGCGTTTCTTGGTTCCTTTGTCAGTATATACAAG GGGACCAGCTGCTTCCTGAGGTGGGTTCGAAACCTTGACGATGAGCTTCATGCTCTCATAGCAG GTTTTCTTGCAGGCACCTCCATGTTCTTCTATAAAAGCACCACCATCTCAATGTACCTGTTCTCCAAGCTGGTGGAG ACAATGTACTTCAAAGGTATTGAAGCAGGTCGTTTCCCCTACTTCTCTGAAGCTGACACAGTAATATACGCCATCTCAACTGCCATCTGCTTCCAGGCG gcAGTGATGGAAGTGCAGAATCTACGTCCGTCATATTGGAAGTTTTTACTACGATTGACcaagggcag GTTCGCTCTGATGAATAGGAAAGCTCTTGACTCATTCGGGACCGAAGCTTCTAGGAGGTTTCCGCACTTCACtccccagctggaccccaagtaCATGCTGGTTCCTCCAGACGTGGGCGTGCCACTGAATTAA